A window of Solanum stenotomum isolate F172 chromosome 3, ASM1918654v1, whole genome shotgun sequence contains these coding sequences:
- the LOC125860708 gene encoding metacaspase-1-like, which yields MMMLVNCSKCHTPLQLPPGAKSIRCAICRAVTLIADPRTAPPTPPSAYSNHYYPPPAPAPAPSTYNYQSSSSGQNSSSRKRAVIVGISYKNTRNELKGCINDAKCMKFLLTNRFNFPQDSILMLTEEERDPYRIPTKHNIRMAMYWLVQGCQAGDSLVFHYSGHGSQQRNYTGDEVDGFDETLCPLDFETQGMIVDDEINATLVRPLPRGAKLHAIIDACHSGTMLDLPFLCRMDRTGRYVWEDHRPRSGAWKGTSGGEVISFSGCDDDQTSADTDNLSKVTSTGAMTFSFIQAIEQGKGTTYGGILNAMRSAIRSSDNGVGGGIVTSLLTMLITGGSAGVGMRQEPQLTANEPFDVYTKPFSL from the exons atgatgatgcTTGTCAATTGTTCTAAGTGCCACACCCCCTTACAACTCCCACCAGGTGCAAAGTCCATTCGCTGCGCCATCTGCAGAGCCGTCACACTAATTGCTGATCCTCGCACTGCTCCGCCAACACCGCCTTCCGCTTACAGTAACCACTACTATCCGCCTCCGGCCCCTGCTCCTGCTCCGTCTACTTATAATTACCAGTCGAGCAGTTCCGGTCAAAATTCATCGTCACGAAAGAGAGCTGTGATTGTAGGCATTTCGTATAAGAATACGAGGAATGAACTGAAGGGATGCATTAATGATGCTAAATGTATGAAGTTCTTGCTCACTAATCGATTCAACTTTCCTCAAGACTCAATCCTCATGCTTACTG AAGAAGAGAGAGATCCATACAGAATTCCGACAAAACATAATATAAGAATGGCAATGTACTGGCTTGTGCAAGGTTGTCAGGCAGGGGATTCTCTGGTGTTTCATTATTCTGGTCATGGTTCACAACAAAGGAATTACACTGGAGATGAAGTTGACGGGTTCGATGAAACACTTTGCCCCTTGGattttgaaactcaaggaaTGATTGTTGATGATGAAATTAATGCAACACTTGTTAGGCCTCTTCCGCGTGGAGCTAAGCTTCACGCTATTATAGATGCTTGTCACAGTGGTACTATGCTTGATCTACCATTTCTTTGTAGGATGGACAG GACTGGACGTTATGTATGGGAAGATCATCGTCCTCGATCAGGAGCATGGAAAGGAACAAGTGGGGGAGAGGTCATATCCTTCAGCGGTTGTGATGATGATCAAACCTCTGCTGATACAGAT AATTTGTCCAAGGTCACTTCAACTGGTGCGATGACCTTTTCCTTCATCCAAGCAATTGAGCAAGGAAAAGGAACTACATATGGAGGTATTCTAAATGCAATGAGATCTGCCATTCGCAGTTCTGATAATGGTGTAGGAGGTGGCATTGTGACATCTCTTCTGACAATGCTAATTACCGGAGGAAGTGCTGGCGTTGGAATGAGACAG GAGCCACAATTGACAGCAAATGAGCCATTTGATGTATACACCAAGCCATTTTCATTGTAG
- the LOC125859330 gene encoding probable pterin-4-alpha-carbinolamine dehydratase, chloroplastic, which yields MAAATYLCFSPPISVSSLPSRKPNFVTPNLQTSQSRICTRIRCNIDLLGDFGARDPFPAEVESKFGDKVLGFSDTEHKILIPAAYALSLANQECTDISPNQTPLSEFEAKQLLFKVVGWRLANKDGVLKLQCTWKLKDFDCGVELINRIGKVVEGTGHLPTLHQLEQSNQVHAELWTPSIGGLSINDFIVAAKIDQVKTSDLVPRKRVWA from the exons ATGGCTGCTGCAACTTATCTTTGTTTTTCTCCACCAATTTCAGTTTCTTCTCTCCCTTCACGCAAACCTAACTTTGTTACTCCCAATCTCCAGACCAGTCAATCTCGAATTTGCACAAGAATACGTTGCAATATAGACTTATTGGGTGATTTTGGGGCGAGAGACCCATTTCCAGCTGAAGTAGAGAGTAAATTCGGTGataaggttttgggtttttcTGATACGGAGCACAAAATTCTCATCCCAGCTGCCTATGCTCTGTCCCTTGCTAATCAGGAATGCACTGATATCTCTCCCAATCAGACTCCCTTGTCGGAATTTGAAGCTAAACAGCTTTTATTCAAG GTTGTTGGCTGGAGATTAGCAAATAAAGATGGGGTGCTTAAACTACAATGCACATGGAAattaaaagacttcgattgtggGGTTGAACTGATCAATAGAATAGGCAAGGTGGTGGAAGGCACAGGGCACCTCCCCACTCTTCATCAATTAGAGCAGTCTAATCAAGTTCATGCTGAGCTGTGGACTCCTTCCATTG GTGGTTTGAGCATAAATGATTTCATTGTAGCTGCTAAAATAGATCAGGTAAAGACATCGGACCTCGTACCAAGAAAAAGAGTCTGGGCATGA
- the LOC125859328 gene encoding uncharacterized protein LOC125859328: protein MPPKRSVRIDAKNKRKMEEMKEEPSSAAVSQQKRTMPVKLLPLQKFCPTPSSFNFNSQQQMQPPTEPDNVEVLLKRPFTSFTALLTEEDDDCVVPGSIRRMYDCVDQVIESHSGQVKNMLVDVYMRHFNNISSAANREAGKKLVEKEEELRQAKMRIMELEKKVNLLTNHSRKLQNRVTSLDVRCAVLDSRLYAVHRLEAQMKQESVESSHVDPHVVVLPPPSMVEPPPSVGGTCYVCRGNAAAIIWPCGHFRVCASCAFHLRACPDCNTPKNTVG, encoded by the exons ATGCCTCCCAAACGAt CGGTTCGTATTGATGCAAAGAACAAGAGGAAGAtggaagaaatgaaagaagaaccTTCTTCTGCAGCAGTATCGCAGCAGAAAAGAACGATGCCCGTGAAGCTATTGCCCCTCCAGAAATTTTGTCCTACTCCGTCCTCCTTCAACTTCAACAGCCAGCAGCAGATGCAGCCCCCTACCGAACCTGATAATGTGGAAGTACTTTTGAAGAGGCCCTTCACTTCCTTCACTGCCTTATTAACTGAAGAAGATGATGATTGTGTCGTCCCTGGTTCTATCAGACGCATGTATGATTGTGTTGATCAAGTTATCGAATCACAC AGTGGTCAAGTGAAAAACATGTTGGTTGATGTTTATATGAGACACTTCAATAATATTTCAAGCGCGGCAAACAGGGAAGCAGGGAAAAAATTGGTAGAGAAAGAGGAAGAATTAAGGCAGGCGAAGATGAGAATAATGGAATTGGAGAAGAAGGTAAACCTGTTAACTAACCATAGTCGAAAGTTGCAAAACAGAGTTACGAGTCTTGATGTGAGGTGTGCAGTGTTGGACTCTCGCCTTTATGCAGTGCATCGCTTAGAGGCACAAATGAAGCAGGAGTCGGTTGAGTCCTCTCATGTTGATCCTCATGTGGTGGTGCTGCCACCACCAAGTATGGTGGAGCCACCACCAAGTGTGGGCGGAACCTGTTATGTATGCCGCGGAAATGCCGCTGCTATTATTTGGCCTTGTGGCCATTTTCGTGTCTGTGCATCATGTGCTTTTCATCTCCGTGCTTGCCCTGATTGTAATACTCCCAAGAATACTGTAGGCTAG
- the LOC125859326 gene encoding superoxide dismutase [Fe], chloroplastic — protein MMAAAIASVTLFSPFLPSPGFHESCLSLNWRTHKKQLARKAGPVKVTAKFELNPPPYPMNALEPHMSRTTFEYHWGKHHRAYVDNLNKQIVGTELDELTLEDIILITYNQGNLLPPFNNAAQAWNHQFFWESMKPGGGGEPSGELLKLINRDFGSFEAFVKIFKAAAATQFGSGWAWLAYKANRLDVGNASNPHPSDDDKKLVIVKTPNAVNPLVWDYSPLLTIDVWEHAYYLDFRNRRPDYISIFMEKLVSWEAVSSRLEAAQAQAAEREKEEERKKKEEEEEYQAGNEIREMYVETTDSEGD, from the exons atgatGGCCGCCGCAATAGCTTCTGTTACTCTATTCTCTCCATTTCTTCCTTCCCCAG GATTTCATGAGTCATGTCTAAGCCTAAATTGGAGAACCCACAAG AAACAGTTAGCGAGGAAAGCTGGTCCTGTTAAAGTTACAGCTAAATTTGAGCTGAATCCTCCACCTTATCCTATG AATGCTCTGGAGCCTCATATGAGCCGGACAACATTTGAATATCATTGGGGGAAGCATCACAGGGCCTATGTCGACAACTTAAACAAGCAAATAGTCGGAACAGAACTGGATGAACTGACGCTAGAGGACATAATACTTATTACATATAACCAAGGCAATCTCCTTCCACCATTCAACAATGCTGCACAG GCTTGGAACCATCAATTCTTCTGGGAGTCTATGAAACCTGGTGGAGGAGGAGAGCCATCTGGTGAACTATTAAAATTAATCAACAGAGACTTCGGCTCCTTTGAAGCatttgttaaaatatttaaggCAGCTGCTGCAACACAATTTGGTTCTGGGTGGGCTTGGCTTGCAT ACAAAGCAAATAGACTTGATGTAGGAAACGCGTCAAATCCCCATCCTTCCGATGACGACAAAAAGCTTGTAATTGTGAAAACACCTAATGCTGTAAACCCCCTCGTTTGGGATTACTCG CCACTCCTCACTATAGATGTTTGGGAG CATGCTTACTATCTGGACTTCCGG AACCGGCGCCCTGACTACATATCAATCTTTATGGAGAAGCTTGTATCATGGGAGGCAGTGAGTTCTAGGCTTGAAGCAGCTCAAGCTCAAGCTGCTGAGcgggaaaaagaagaagagaggaagaagaaagaggaggaagaggagtaTCAAGCCGGTAATGAAATTAGAGAGATGTATGTGGAAACTACAGATTCTGAGGGGGACTAA
- the LOC125859331 gene encoding ATP synthase subunit delta', mitochondrial-like yields MLRQSSRLLTRATTMTWRRPFSTDLPAANRVDSTFPEAWKKVIPNTEPPMTPSAFMKPRPVIPSSIPSKLSVNFVLPYSSELSGIEVDMVIIPATTGQMGVLPGHVATIAELKPGVLSVHEGNDVTKYFVSGGFAFVHANSFADIVAVEAVPLDQIDPNLVQKGLMEFTQKLSTASTDEEKAEAQIGVDVHSALNAALTG; encoded by the exons ATGCTCCGACAAAGTTCTAGACTCCTAACTAGAGCCACCACGATGACGTGGCGCCGCCCTTTTTCAACAGACCTGCCAGCGGCGAATCGCGTTGATTCCACTTTTCCGGAGGCTTGGAAGAAAGTAATACCCAACACGGAACCTCCTATGACTCCCTCTGCCTTCATGAAACCTAGGCCCGTAATTCCATCATCTATCCCTTCCAAACTCAGTGTCAACTTTGTCCTTCCTTATTCATCTGAACTCTCCGGTATAGAG GTTGATATGGTTATCATCCCTGCTACTACTGGACAAATGGGTGTTTTGCCTGGGCATGTTGCGACAATTGCAGAGCTAAAACCCGGCGTCTTATCAGTTCACGAAGGCAATGATGTGACCAAGTACTTTGTGAGCGGTGGGTTTGCATTTGTTCATGCAAATTCTTTCGCAGATATAGTTGCTGTTGAAGCTGTGCCACTTGACCAAATTGATCCCAATTTGGTTCAAAAGGGACTCATGGAGTTCACACAGAAGCTAAGCACTGCATCAACTGACGAAGAGAAAGCCGAGGCCCAGATTGGAGTTGATGTACACAGCGCCCTTAATGCTGCTCTGACCGGTTAA
- the LOC125859319 gene encoding pentatricopeptide repeat-containing protein At1g02060, chloroplastic: MAITPFSSVTANSVILRYRHFSTLVQIFSEQTTKTKNGKHLDNPKPKSSSSKSKKARNIASIINTNPWSSHLESSLSSLTQPSLSHTTVLHTLRFIKIPSKALYFFNWTQKMGFQHTHQSYLLMLQLLGSSRSLNSARNFLLSIPRRSNGTVPLQDRYFNTLIQSYGKAGLFQESLKVFKVMKSLGISPSVVTFNSLFSILLKRGRTGMVYELFDEMLKTFGAKPDVYTFNILIRGFCMNSMVDKGFRFFKEMERHECEPDVITYNTIIDGLCRAGKVEIAHNVLKGMVKRGHQLSPNVVSYTTLVRGYCEKQEVERALDVFEEMIDCGLKPTSITYNTLVQGLCEAKRFDKIKEILEGTLGSGGLIPDTCTFNTLITYHCNVGNLDEAVKVFENMLNLKVKPDSATNSILLRSFCQKGYFDRAEKLFDDLMKKEVLLRDDGCTPLIAAYNPMFEYFCKIGKTKKAEKVFRQLMRRGTQDPFAYELLIMGHCKEGTFNDAHELLVLMLRRDYVPNIVIYESLIEGLLQKNDPKVAYDTLEKMLKSSHLPRSSIFHQILTELIKKNCASECASLVTLMLDNKVRQNINLSTDTVKILFQTGLRERAFEIVRCLYENEYVVDMEGLVAFLCRCRKLLEACKLLLFSLSKGHILNVDTCTTLLSALCKASRASEAFEIYYELLEKGVQQPLECVEELGLALETEGRTKEAEFVKKRIPSQS, from the coding sequence ATGGCGATCACTCCTTTTTCTTCAGTAACAGCCAACTCCGTTATCTTAAGATACCGCCATTTCTCTACTCTTGTTCAGATTTTCTCCGAACAAACCACCAAGACCAAAAATGGCAAACACCTTGATAATCCCAAGCCGAAATCATCTTCTTCTAAATCCAAGAAAGCTAGAAATATTGCCAGTATCATCAACACAAACCCATGGTCATCTCATCTTGAATCTTCTCTTTCCTCACTCACTCAACCCTCCCTCTCTCACACCACTGTCCTTCACACACTCCGCTTCATCAAGATACCTTCCAAAGCTCTTTACTTCTTCAACTGGACTCAAAAAATGGGTTTTCAACATACCCATCAATCGTATTTACTCATGTTGCAACTCCTCGGCAGTTCCCGCAGCTTAAATTCAGCAAGGAACTTTCTTTTATCTATACCCAGAAGGTCTAATGGTACTGTACCGCTTCAAGATAGGTACTTTAACACTTTGATTCAAAGTTATGGTAAAGCTGGGCTTTTTCAAGAATCATTGAAGGTGTTTAAAGTGATGAAGTCACTTGGAATTTCACCCTCTGTGGTTACGTTTAATAGTTTGTTTTCAATTTTGCTTAAGAGGGGTCGAACCGGTATGGTCTACGAACTGTTTGATGAAATGCTTAAGACATTTGGTGCCAAGCCTGATGTGTATACTTTTAACATTTTGATTAGAGGATTTTGTATGAACTCCATGGTTGATAAAGGATTTAGGTTTTTTAAGGAGATGGAAAGGCATGAATGTGAACCGGATGTGATTACATACAATACCATTATTGACGGTTTGTGTAGGGCAGGGAAAGTGGAGATTGCACATAACGTGTTAAAGGGTATGGTCAAGAGGGGTCATCAATTGAGTCCTAATGTTGTAAGCTACACCACTTTGGTTAGAGGGTATTGTGAGAAGCAAGAGGTTGAACGGGCTCTTGATGTTTTTGAGGAAATGATAGATTGTGGTCTAAAACCGACCAGTATTACTTATAATACTCTTGTACAAGGTCTTTGCGAGGCTAAAAGATTTGACAAAATAAAGGAGATCTTGGAGGGGACTCTAGGAAGTGGAGGACTTATTCCAGATACATGTACTTTCAATACATTGATTACCTATCACTGTAATGTGGGAAATCTGGATGAAGCAGTGAAAGTTTTTGAGAATATGTTGAACTTAAAGGTGAAACCTGATTCAGCAACAAATAGCATCTTATTACGGAGCTTTTGTCAAAAGGGATACTTTGATAGGGCAGAGAAATTATTTGATGACCTAATGAAGAAGGAGGTATTGCTTCGTGATGATGGCTGTACACCTCTCATTGCAGCGTACAATCCCATGTTTGAGTATTTCTGCAAGATTGGCAAGACAAAGAAGGCTGAGAAAGTATTCAGGCAACTAATGAGAAGAGGAACTCAAGATCCTTTTGCTTATGAACTCCTGATCATGGGGCATTGTAAAGAAGGCACATTTAATGATGCACATGAACTCTTAGTTTTGATGTTGAGGAGAGATTATGTACCTAATATTGTGATTTATGAGTCCCTAATCGAAGGTTTGCTGCAAAAGAATGACCCTAAAGTTGCTTACGATACTCTAGAGAAGATGTTGAAAAGCTCCCATCTTCCGAGATCATCGATTTTTCATCAAATCCTTACAGAACTTATCAAGAAAAATTGTGCAAGTGAATGTGCTTCCTTGGTGACACTAATGTTAGATAACAAAGTTAGACAAAACATCAATCTTTCAACTGATACTGTGAAAATACTCTTCCAAACAGGATTAAGGGAGAGAGCTTTTGAGATTGTTCGGTGCCTTTATGAAAATGAATACGTGGTAGATATGGAAGGTTTGGTTGCTTTCCTTTGCCGGTGTAGAAAGTTATTGGAGGCATgcaaattattgttatttagcTTAAGTAAGGGTCATATTCTGAATGTAGATACATGCACTACTCTTTTATCTGCTCTCTGCAAAGCAAGTAGAGCTTCAGAAGCATTTGAGATTTACTATGAGTTGCTCGAGAAAGGAGTCCAACAACCTTTAGAATGCGTAGAAGAGTTAGGGCTTGCTCTTGAAACTGAAGGAAGAACTAAGGAAGCTGAATTTGTTAAAAAGAGAATCCCAAGCCAATCGTAG
- the LOC125859332 gene encoding cell division cycle 20.2, cofactor of APC complex-like — protein sequence MNENSLTRIQPDWYSPTRLHDTPLDYDFPGDRFIPNRSLMDLDQAHTLLTNRTNNKLRKPNFNDEYRRKMEENLKLDVEGRPFRMMVFRGSPKLSRQSTRLIDEMRRSDKEIPLQINENRRYRKFPLKATRALDAPLLSDDYYSNVMDWGKSNILAVVLGSILYIWNAQVQKAGVLMEVKREDDCPTSVAWSDDGKIVAVGCDSSKLQLWDAETSRLVRDLQGHQSRVGCVSWNGHILTSGSKDRAIINHDVRARSNLVSVMRAHRGEVCGVKWSSTGNALASGGNDNLVYIWDSLKTSSRHYMHRFNEHHAAVKALAWCPYSSDVLASGGGIDDGCLKIWNTQKGTCISTNETGAQICGLQWNRHHKEILSGHGFGTGESHCQLCLWSYPSMARIGEPLRHASSSRILHLSQSPDGLTVVSAGADETLRFWEIFGPPQESSENVTHLDNLLSLKASAVR from the exons atgaatgaaaattcATTAACAAGAATTCAACCAGATTGGTATTCTCCAACTCGCCTTCACGATACTCCGCTCGACTATGATTTTCCT GGTGATAGATTTATACCCAATAGAAGCCTGATGGATCTTGATCAAGCACATACTTTACTCACCAACAGAACGAATAACAAACTCCGAAAACCAAACTTCAAT GATGAATATAGAAGGAAAATGGAGGAAAATCTAAAGTTGGATGTAGAAGGAAGACCATTCAGAATGATGGTTTTTAGAGGAAGTCCTAAATTGAGTAGACAATCTACGcgtctaattgatgaaatgaGGCGTAGTGACAAAGAAATTCCCCTGCAAATTAATGAGAATAGGAGATATCGAAAGTTTCCTTTG AAAGCAACTCGAGCTTTAGATGCTCCTCTTTTATCGGATGACTATTACTCGAATGTTATGGATTGGGGAAAATCCAACATACTTGCTGTTGTTCTGGGGTCAATTCTATATATATGGAATGCTCAAGTGCAAAAAGCTGGGGTACTGATGGAAGTGAAGCGTGAAGACGATTGTCCTACTAGTGTAGCATGGTCTGATGATGGGAAAATAGTAGCAGTTGGTTGTGATTCCTCTAAACTCCAGCTCTGGGATGCTGAGACTTCCAGGCTT GTGAGAGACCTGCAAGGCCATCAGAGCAGAGTGGGTTGTGTTTCATGGAATGGTCATATTTTAACCTCAGGGAGTAAAGACAGAGCTATCATTAATCATGATG TGCGAGCAAGAAGCAATTTGGTCTCTGTAATGAGAGCACATAGAGGGGAAGTTTGTGGCGTGAAGTGGTCTAGCACGGGGAATGCACTTGCCAGTGGTGGAAATGACAATCTGGTGTACATATGGGATAGTTTAAAGACGAGCTCAAGGCATTATATGCACCGGTTCAATGAACATCATGCTGCAGTCAAGGCCCTAGCTTGGTGTCCATATAGCAGTGATGTATTAGCCTCTGGAGGGGGCATAGATGATGGATGTCTTAAGATTTGGAACACACAGAAGGGGACATGCATCAGCACCAATGAAACTGGAGCTCAG ATTTGTGGACTTCAATGGAACAGGCATCACAAAGAGATATTAAGTGGCCATGGGTTTGGAACAGGTGAATCTCATTGTCAGTTGTGTTTATGGAGTTATCCTTCCATGGCTAGAATAGGAGAGCCATTGCGTCATGcttcttcatcaagaattctgcATCTCTCCCAG AGCCCTGATGGTTTGACTGTGGTATCGGCTGGAGCAGATGAGACTCTTAGGTTCTGGGAGATATTTGGCCCCCCACAGGAGAGCAGTGAAAATGTAACACATTTGGATAATCTCTTGTCCCTAAAGGCGTCAGCAGTGAGATAA
- the LOC125859327 gene encoding translocase of chloroplast 34, chloroplastic-like: protein MASQIIREWAGIQQFPAATQSKLLELLGKLKQENVSTLTILVMGKGGVGKSSTVNSIIGERAVAVSAFQSETPRPVMVSRSRAGFTLNIIDTPGLVEGGYVNDQALDLIKKFLLNKTIDVLLYVDRLDAYRVDNLDKQIVKAITDSFGKEIWRRGIVVLTHAQLSPPDGLTYDEFTSRRSEALLKIVRMGARIRKQDIQAASIPVVLVENSGRCNKNESDEKILPSGTAWIPNLVQTITDAVLSGSKGILVDQKLIEGPNPNNRGKVLIPFILAFQYFFVVKRIQKSIKNDIARESRPAWA from the exons ATGGCATCTCAAATAATTAGAGAATGGGCCGGAATACAGCAGTTTCCAGCTGCCACTCAATCAAAGTTGCTTGAATTACTGGGAAAACTGAAGCAGGAG AATGTCAGTACTCTGACAATTCTAGTAATGGGGAAAGGTGGTGTTGGAAAATCATCAACGGTGAACTCAATTATCGGGGAAAGAGCAGTTGCTGTTAGTGCATTTCAG TCAGAAACTCCCAGACCAGTGATGGTTTCGCGTTCACGAGCAGGGTTTACACTAAACATAATTGACACCCCAGGGCTAGTTGAAGGAGGATATGTCAATGACCAGGCTCTTGATCTCATAAAGAA GTTCCTGTTGAACAAGACAATTGATGTTTTGCTATATGTGGATCGTCTGGATGCATATAGAGTGGATAACTTGGATAAGCAGATTGTGAAGGCTATTACTGATAGTTTTGGTAAGGAAATTTGGCGCCGAGGAATTGTAGTTCTCACTCATGCTCAGCTTTCCCCTCCTGATGGATTGACTTATGACGAATTCACGTCCCGAAGATCAGAGGCACTTTTGAAAATCGTCCGGATGGGTGCTCGAATTAGGAAACAAGACATTCAG GCTGCTTCAATTCCTGTTGTCTTGGTTGAGAATAGTGGCAGATGTAACAAGAATGAAAGTGACGAAAAG ATTCTTCCAAGTGGAACTGCATGGATACCCAATTTAGTCCAAACTATTACAGATGCTGTTTTAAGTGGAAGCAAGGGTATTTTGGTTGACCAGAAACTGATTGAAGGTCCAAATCCAAACAACAGGGGCAAAGTGCTAATTCCTTTTATACTAGCATTCCAG TATTTCTTTGTAGTGAAAAGGATTCAGAAATCTATCAAGAATGATATTGCAAGGGAGAGCAGGCCTGCATGGGCATAA